In Candidatus Methylomirabilota bacterium, the genomic window CTGGGAGTTCGCGCGGGTCTGGCATCTCGAGCCATCGCTGACCGATCCGGACACGGTCTACGCCGGGATTCAAGACGCCGCCTTGTTCCGCTCGACCGACGGCGGCCAGACCTGGCAGGAGCTTCCGGGACTGCGCGAGCACAAGTCAGCGTCGCTCTGGCAGCCGGGCGCCGGCGGGATGTGCCTGCACACGATCCTCCTGGACCCGAGCCATCCCGGGCGGATCTTCATCGCCATCTCCGCGGCGGGCGTGTTCCGGAGCGACGACGCCGGCAAGACGTGGCGACCGATGAACCGCGGCCTGCGGTCCGAGCAGATCCCCAACCCGACCGCCGAGGTCGGCCACTGCGTACACCGCATCGCGATGCACCGGTCGCGTCCGGGCGTGCTGTTCATGCAGAAGCACTGGGACGTCATGCGCACCGACGACGCCGGCGAGTCGTGGCGGGAGATCAGCGGCAACCTGCCGACCGATTTTGGATTTCCGATCGACGTGCACGCGCACGAGCCGGACACGATCTACGTCGTTCCGATCAAGAGCGACTCGGAGCACTATGTGCCCGACGGAAAGCTGCGCGTCTACCGCAGCCGGACAGGCGGAGACGAGTGGGAGGCCCTCACGAAGGGGCTGCCGCAGCGCGACTGCTACGTCAACGTATTGCGCGACGCGATGGCCGTCGACGCGCTCGATCCGTGCGGCGTGTACCTTGGGACCACCGGCGGGCAGGTGTACGTGTCGGCCGACGCCGGGGACAGCTGGGCGTCGATCGTCCGGGATCTTCCGTCCGTGGTGTCCGTCGAAGTCCAGACGCTGGCATGATCCGGGTGGTGCTGCCGGCGCATCTGCGGACGCTCGCGCGCGTCGACGGCGAGCTGAAGCTCGACGTCGACGGTCAGGTCACGCAGCGCTCGGTGCTCGACGCGCTCGAGGCCTGCTATCCGATGCTGCGCGGGACGATCCGCGACCACGTCACGCACCAGCGCCGCGCCTTCGTGAGGTTCTTCGCCTGCGAGCAGGATCTCTCCCTCGAATCGCCGAACGCCCCGCTGCCCGACGCCGTCGCGACGGGGGCCGAGCCTTTTCTGATCGTGGGCGCCATGGCCGGCGGTTAGCGTCGCCTGCGGAGGAGACCGTTCATGACCTATGCGCTGTGGATCGTTCAGGGGCTGCTCGCGGCCCTCTTTCTGTTTGCCGGTGGCGCGAAGCTGGCCCTGCCGCTCGACCAGATGGCGGGGCCCGTGGCGCTGCCGGGCTGGTTCTTGAGGTTCCTCGGCGTGGCCGAGGTGCTCGGCGCGCTCGGCCTGATCCTCCCCGGCCTGCTGCGCATCCGGCCGGGGCTGACACCGCTGGCCGCCGCGGGGCTGGTGATCATCATGATCGGAGCGACGGCGGTCACGTTGGCGGGCGGTATGGTGGCGATGGCGCTGATGAACGTGGTCGTGGCGCTCCTCGCGGCGTTCGTCGCCTACGGTCGCTGGCGGCTGGCGCCGCATCGCGGGTCGTCTCACCCGTCGGTCGCCGCCGTTAGATAACTTTCTGCCGGGTGTCGATTCAGACCCCGCCGTTCGACTTACCGACGGAGGCTCACGTGAAATACATGCTGCTGATTTGCCGCGACGAGCCGGCCTGGGCCAGGCTCGACGTGACCGAGCGACGGCAGATCTACACGGAGACCGTGACGCTCTCAGAAGAGCTCACGTCGCGCGGGCAGTATCTTGGCGGCTTCCCGCTGCACCCGTCGTCATCGGCGACCAGCGTCCGGGTGCGCGACGGCAAGCCGCTCGTGACCGACGGTCCGTTCGCGGAGACCCGCGAGCAGCTCGGTGGCTACATGATCGTCGACGTCAAAGATCTCGACGAAGCCATCGCCATCGCCGCGCGCATCCCGTTGGCTCGCACGAGCACCGTCGAGATCCGGCCGGTGAGGGAGGGCGAGCCGACATGAGCACGAGACGTCGGCTCGTGAAGATCCTCATCGCGCTCGCAGCCATCGCCGTCGTGCTCGTCGTCGTCGTCGCCATGCGGCCCTCCGAGTTCCGCGTCGCGCGGACGGCCCGGATCGCCGCCCCCGCGCCCGTGCTCTTCGCGCAGGTAAACGATTTCCACAAGTGGGAGGCGTGGAGTCCCTGGGCGAAGCTCGATCCGGCGATGAAGCAGGCGTACGAGGGCGCGCCGGCCGGGACCGGCGCCGTCTACACGTGGGCCGGCAACAAGGAGGTGGGCGAAGGGCGGATGACGCTGACGGAGAGCCGTCCGAGCGAGCTGATCAAGATCGAGCTCGAATTCTTCAAGCCCTTCGCGACCACTAGCACCGCTGAGTTCACCTTCAAGCCCGAGGGCGATCACACCCTGGTGACGTGGAGCATGACCGGCCAGAACAACTTCATCGCCAAGGCGGTTCACCTGTTCATGGACATGGACACGATGGTCGGCGGCCAGTTCGAGAATGGGCTGGCGCGAATGAAGTCGGTGGCGGAAGCGGTGCACAAGCCGTAGCACGTCGCGGCCGGGCATCGCGCTTCGAGCCGGAAGGAGACACGAGGATGCGATTCATGCTGCTGGTCAAGGCCGACAAGAGCTCGGAGGCGGGCGTGCTCCCGACCAAGGAGCTCGTCGCCGCGATGGGGAAGTTCAACGAGGAGATGGCGAAGGCCGGCGTGCTGCTCGCGGCCGAGGGGCTGCACCCGAGCTCGAAGGGGGCGCGCCTCACGTTCTCCAGGGGGAAGCCCACGGTGACCGACGGGCCTTTCGCCGCGCCGACCGAGCTGCTCGCCGGCTTCTGGTTGATCCAGGTGAAGTCGAGGAACGAGGCGATCGCGTGGGCCGCGCGCGCCCCCTTCGGCGAGGGCGCGGTGCTCGAGGTCCGCCAGGTGTTCGAGGCGTCGGACTTCCCGCCCGAGATCCGTCCATGAAGGTCTTCTACGGCTGGGTGATCGTCGGCGTCGGGATCGTCGTCACCTGCATCGGGCTCGGGGCGATGCTCTCGCTGAGCGTCTTCCTCCAGCCCATGGCCGCGGCGATGGGCTGGTCGCGAACGGGCATCTCGATGGCCGCGCTCCTCAACTTCCTCTGCATGGGCGTCGGATCGTTCGTCTGGGGCGCGCTCTCCGACCGCTTCGGCACGCGCGCGGTGGTGTTCTGGGGAGGCGCCCTCCTCGGCCTCGGCCTGGTGACGGCGAGCCAGGCGGCCACCCTCGGCC contains:
- a CDS encoding exo-alpha-sialidase, translating into MSGIRVLVGTRKGAFVLTADGTRERWDVSGPHFGGWEMYHLKGSPADPNRLYASQSSSWFGQQIQRSNDGGKTWEPVGNKFVYDGVIGTHLWYDGTPRPWEFARVWHLEPSLTDPDTVYAGIQDAALFRSTDGGQTWQELPGLREHKSASLWQPGAGGMCLHTILLDPSHPGRIFIAISAAGVFRSDDAGKTWRPMNRGLRSEQIPNPTAEVGHCVHRIAMHRSRPGVLFMQKHWDVMRTDDAGESWREISGNLPTDFGFPIDVHAHEPDTIYVVPIKSDSEHYVPDGKLRVYRSRTGGDEWEALTKGLPQRDCYVNVLRDAMAVDALDPCGVYLGTTGGQVYVSADAGDSWASIVRDLPSVVSVEVQTLA
- a CDS encoding MoaD/ThiS family protein, giving the protein MIRVVLPAHLRTLARVDGELKLDVDGQVTQRSVLDALEACYPMLRGTIRDHVTHQRRAFVRFFACEQDLSLESPNAPLPDAVATGAEPFLIVGAMAGG
- a CDS encoding DoxX family protein — encoded protein: MTYALWIVQGLLAALFLFAGGAKLALPLDQMAGPVALPGWFLRFLGVAEVLGALGLILPGLLRIRPGLTPLAAAGLVIIMIGATAVTLAGGMVAMALMNVVVALLAAFVAYGRWRLAPHRGSSHPSVAAVR
- a CDS encoding YciI family protein, which gives rise to MKYMLLICRDEPAWARLDVTERRQIYTETVTLSEELTSRGQYLGGFPLHPSSSATSVRVRDGKPLVTDGPFAETREQLGGYMIVDVKDLDEAIAIAARIPLARTSTVEIRPVREGEPT
- a CDS encoding SRPBCC family protein — translated: MSTRRRLVKILIALAAIAVVLVVVVAMRPSEFRVARTARIAAPAPVLFAQVNDFHKWEAWSPWAKLDPAMKQAYEGAPAGTGAVYTWAGNKEVGEGRMTLTESRPSELIKIELEFFKPFATTSTAEFTFKPEGDHTLVTWSMTGQNNFIAKAVHLFMDMDTMVGGQFENGLARMKSVAEAVHKP
- a CDS encoding YciI family protein; the protein is MRFMLLVKADKSSEAGVLPTKELVAAMGKFNEEMAKAGVLLAAEGLHPSSKGARLTFSRGKPTVTDGPFAAPTELLAGFWLIQVKSRNEAIAWAARAPFGEGAVLEVRQVFEASDFPPEIRP